A part of Drosophila bipectinata strain 14024-0381.07 chromosome 3L, DbipHiC1v2, whole genome shotgun sequence genomic DNA contains:
- the Srrm234 gene encoding SRRM2 protein homolog rsr-2 isoform X5, whose product MYNGIGLNTPRGSGTNGHVQRNWAFVRPGKKEKDYRAEDDTKKLDAQLNRPPNKEILDHDRKRKIEVKCLEYEELLEKEGRTPEEIKSLVDSFRQKLIGQGKTDLAKDEFGRVAARDTHQIAEAQQQKNAKLREAFNISEYFVEGTSFDVDRKAKEDLAKGVAIQKALDDQRESLAAAAAAAQAAGKDKETGKRYALVRTPSRDREGSEVAKNSDDERDHGSKSDKKKRKKRARESSASPDRKKEKKKKSKKHKKER is encoded by the exons ATGTACAACGGGATCGGACTAAACACTCCCCGTGGCTCCGGGACCAACGGTCACGTGCAGCGTAATTGGGCATTCGTGAGGCCGGGAAAGAAGGAGAAGGATTACCGCGCCGAGGACGACACAAAAAAACTGGACGCCCAGCTTAACCGGCCGCCCAACAAGGAAATCCTCGACCACGATCGCAAGCGCAAAATCGAAGTCAAGTGCCTCGAGTATGAGGAGCTTCTCGAGAAAGAAGG ACGCACACCCGAGGAGATCAAGTCGCTTGTGGACTCGTTCCGGCAGAAGTTGATAGGCCAAGGCAAAACCGATCTGGCCAAGGATGAATTCGGACGCGTAGC CGCCCGTGACACACATCAGATAGCCGAGGCACAACAGCAGAAAAACGCCAAGCTGCGTGAGGCTTTCAACATTTCCGAGTACTTTGTGGAGGGCACGAGCTTCGACGTCGACCGTAAGGCAAAGGAGGACCTGGCCAAAGGCGTGGCTATCCAAAAGGCACTGGACGACCAGCGCGAAAGCCTggctgcggcggcggcagccGCCCAAGCTGCGGGCAAGGACAAGGAGACGGGCAAGAGGTACGCCCTTGTGCGCACACCATCACGCGACCGTGAGGGCAGCGAGGTGGCCAAGAACAGCGACGATGAGCGCGATCATGGCTCCAAGTCCGATAAGAAGAAGCGCAAGAAGCGCGC
- the LOC108120734 gene encoding splicing factor C9orf78 — translation MSDSEEAKADDTKKVVFKKSSRKNLRQRKNSDDGEKEEQITLEEIKERQRLRQRPNGVSLVGLALGKKMAPEEELAIKDPFNVKTGGLVNMQQLKSGKMKEADDAYDVGIGTQFSAETNKRDEDEEMMKYIEQELQKRKRGGTDASAAEDDDVNKYLTPEDAALYALPDHLRQSSSHRSEEMLSNQMLNGIPEVDLGIQAKIRNIEATEDAKQKLLQDAKNKKDGPSQFVPTNMAVNFMQHNRFNIEDNSEQKRRKREDKEGNKSAQHQTNPNGVKRATDDYHYDKFRKQFRRY, via the exons ATGAGCGACTCCGAAGAAGCCAAAGCCGACGACACCAAGAAAGTTGTGTTCAAAAAATCCTCCCGCAAAAACCTCAGGCAGCGGAAAAACTCGGACGATGGGGAAAAGGAGGAACA GATAACTCTCGAAGAGATCAAAGAACGCCAGCGACTGCGACAGCGGCCCAATGGCGTTAGCCTGGTGGGGCTCGCGCTGGGAAAGAAAATGGCCCCCGAGGAGGAGCTGGCCATCAAGGATCCCTTCAACGTGAAGACCGGAGGTCTGGTCAACATGCAACAGTTGAAATCAGGCAAGATGAAGGAGGCGGACGATGCCTATGACGTCGGAATTGGAACCCAGTTCTCGGCGGAGACAAACAAGCGCGACGAAGACGAGGAGATGATGAAGTACATTGAGCAGGAGCTGCAGAAGCGCAAGAGAGGAGGCACTGACGCTTCAGCGGCGGAAGATGATGATGTAAACAAGTACCTAACGCCGGAGGACGCAGCCCTCTATGCTCTGCCAGACCATCTGAGGCAATCGTCTTCTCACCGATCCGAAGAGATGTTGTCCAACCAGATGCTTAACGGTATACCCGAGGTGGACCTGGGCATCCAGGCCAAGATACGAAACATCGAGGCCACCGAGGACGCCAAACAGAAGCTACTGCAGGATGCCAAGAACAAAAAGGACGGACCATCCCAGTTTGTGCCCACAAATATGGCTGTAAACTTTATGCAACACAATAGAT TCAACATCGaggacaacagcgagcagaAGAGACGCAAGCGGGAGGACAAAGAGGGTAACAAGTCAGCGCAGCACCAAACCAATCCCAATGGTGTCAAGCGGGCGACTGATGATTATCATTATGATAAGTTTAGAAAACAATTCCGTAGATATTAA
- the RpL23A gene encoding large ribosomal subunit protein uL23: MPPKKPTEKSAKPGDKKPEQKKAAAAAPAAGKKEAPAAAKPAAAAPKKAAPAKKPAAAAKKPAAAAGAAKKPAVKKTVATKAKAAKDAKKKIAAGKKPQSVLAKLSAKARAAAKAKKGVKPGAKPTKGTAKAKAVALLNAKKVQKKIIKGAFGTRTRKVRTNVHFRRPTTLKLPRNPKYPRKSVPTRNRMDAYNIIKYPLTTEAAMKKIEDNNTLVFLTHLRANKNHVRAAVRKLYDIKVAKVNVLIRPDGQKKAYVRLARDYDALDIANKIGII; encoded by the exons ATGCCACCCAAAAAGCCAACCGAGAAATCCG CCAAGCCTGGCGACAAGAAGCCAGAGCAGAAGAAGGCTGCCGCCGCGGCTCCCGCTGCCGGCAAGAAGGAGGCTCCCGCCGCTGCCAAGCCTGCGGCTGCTGCCCCCAAGAAGGCTGCTCCTGCCAAGAAGCCAGCCGCTGCCGCCAAGAAgcccgctgctgctgccggagCTGCCAAGAAGCCCGCGGTGAAGAAGACTGTGGCTACCAAGGCCAAGGCTGCTAAGGATGCCAAGAAGAAGATCGCTGCCGGCAAGAAGCCCCAGTCGGTCCTCGCCAAGCTGTCCGCCAAGGCCCGTGCGGCCGCCAAGGCCAAGAAGGGCGTCAAGCCCGGCGCTAAGCCCACCAAGGGAACCGCCAAGGCCAAGGCTGTGGCTCTGCTGAACGCCAAGAAGGTCCAGAAGAAG ATCATCAAGGGCGCTTTCGGTACCCGCACCCGCAAGGTTCGCACCAACGTGCACTTCCGTCGGCCCACAACCCTGAAGCTGCCCAGGAACCCCAAGTACCCCAGGAAGTCTGTGCCCACCAGGAACCGCATGGATGCCTACAACATCATCAAGTACCCGCTTACCACTGAGGCGGCCATGAAGAAGATTGAGGACAACAACACCCTGGTCTTCCTGACTCACCTGCGCGCCAACAAGAACCACGTGCGTGCCGCTGTCCGCAAGCTGTACGACATCAAGGTGGCTAAGGTCAATGTGCTGATCCGCCCCGATGGTCAGAAGAAGGCCTATGTCCGCCTGGCGCGCGACTACGATGCCCTGGACATTGCCAACAAGATCGGCATCATATAA
- the RabX5 gene encoding ras-related protein Rab-34, with protein MPHVLRQNMLLPVPPSVVLHDPRTHIRHLPPAYSPAQTPLSRERDFAPPVRYHLDSPRKPKFRPCKVIFVGDCSVGKTAIVNRFCFDRFQSNYKATIGVDFELENFTILGHNYSLEMWDTAGQERFKCIAGAYYRNASVVVVTYDMTKRDTLESAKKWLSSALNYNVNQKPLVFLVGTKADLLSKEEFMRMERLAGVAAAELQAEYWSVSARSGYKITELFQRIAGMAFEVAVKKEMENLKDTKTEETSQPPVKSQSFDLRNFFSSRFSTQKSGCAC; from the exons ATGCCTCATGTACTGCGGCAGAATATGCTGTTGCCCGTGCCGCCCTCGGTGGTCTTGCACGATCCCCGCACCCACATCCGCCACCTGCCGCCCGCCTACAGTCCCGCCCAGACACCTCTCAGCCGGGAGCGGGACTTTGCCCCGCCGGTGCGCTACCACCTGGACTCGCCACGTAAACCGAAGTTCCGGCCCTGCAAGGTCATCTTCGTGGGGGACTGCTCCGTCGGCAAAACCGCCATTGTCAATCG ATTCTGTTTTGACAGATTTCAATCAAATTACAAGGCTACTATTGGGGTGGACTTTGAACTGGAAAACTTTACTATTCTGGGTCACAACTACAGTCTGGAAATGTGGGACACGGCAGGGCAGGAGCGATTTAAATGCATAGCAGGAGCTTACTACCGCAACGCAAGTG TGGTCGTAGTAACCTATGATATGACCAAGAGGGACACCCTTGAATCGGCCAAGAAGTGGCTCTCCAGCGCTCTCAACTATAATGTTAACCAAAAACCCTTGGTTTTTCTAGTGGGCACAAAAGCAGATCTCTTG TCCAAGGAGGAGTTCATGAGAATGGAGCGTCTTGCTGGAGTGGCAGCTGCCGAGCTTCAGGCGGAATATTGGTCCGTATCGGCCCGGTCTGGATACAAAATAACGGAACTTTTTCAACGGATTGCCGGAATGGCCTTTGAAGTCGCTGTTAAAAAAGAAATGGAGAATCTTAAAGATACAAAAACGGAAGAAACATCACAACCACCAGTTAAATCGCAATCTTTTG ATTTACGGAACTTCTTCAGTAGCCGTTTCTCGACTCAAAAAAGTGGATGCGCTTGTTAA
- the LOC108120661 gene encoding dynein axonemal intermediate chain 4, which yields MSRELRKDYRTADFELLSKRILDHPIMKSSENDQQHMEKLRTPEYRTKCVMRASLDDIALGINLYKLQMDRPHSPLPEGPGEPGPSARSAASARPPSTPFIKVLLRKTPIVVLFERRSMTALVDSEEGRQVLEDNRKYEELLSGVDKTRRTVDADTQTMTVLMKSRLVNTERLTTAQMGSYVSNFEMYDTYTDLEKSTTSVQVQGAQEIQVTTYHVGGVDQFVKINSLPAFRLALMLTMRILASNVFEPQQRRYRNMELPDPLAEDVKFKYRLGLLWRLSPPAPDTEKHQAVSDVSFCPSNGDIMAVAYGVYSHARVGKLPRSGWVYVWNIKNPVNPERCFHYQVPVVTVEFSPTQPQLLAIGLHNGSVEVRDISVPDRPPLSISQRKTSPHFEPVTSIKWIHFEGDVGYTDPNITPFLATSQAGAVTKYRLINSPHLLGFEHQRLERAEGELEGIPIDRPPPAASLLANRHPQCLELVLDPVHRDIYYVLTDEGTLYKFSTNYPLQHLELRQVHDGPAACMEFSPWSPRMYLTCGSDWCIRIWLAGILVPIVTLQHHLSPVHCARWSRTHSTILVSLSRTTVDIWDLRNSTMKPVSSTSIDADIFYTTFKFTHCGRSLAVGNEAGNLLMMSFEDMPFPPHFQYKQLKRAIFKALSMQPDLRQQVKSVGYFGYPEGKKVTRA from the exons ATGTCCCGGGAACTGAGGAAGGACTACCGCACGGCGGACTTTGAGCTGCTTAGCAAGCGGATCCTGGATCACCCGATCATGAAGTCCTCCGAAAATGACCAGCAGCACATGGAGAAGTTGCGTACTCCCGAATACAGGACTAAGTGTGTGATGCGGGCTTCCCTGGATGATATTGCCTTAGGG ATCAATCTCTACAAGCTACAGATGGACAGGCCACATTCACCTCTTCCTGAGGGGCCAGGAGAACCGGGACCCTCAGCCCGTTCGGCCGCCTCCGCCCGTCCTCCGTCGACGCCCTTTATCAAAGTCCTCCTCCGAAAGACCCCCATCGTGGTTCTCTTCGAGCGACGCAGCATGACTGCTCTGGTGGACAGTGAGGAGGGTCGCCAGGTACTGGAGGACAACCGAAAGTACGAGGAGCTTCTGTCCGGAGTGGACAAAACCCGTCGCACCGTGGATGCTGACACCCAAACCATGACGGTCCTTATGAAGTCCCGTCTGGTGAACACCGAACGCCTAACCACTGCCCAAATGGGGTCCTATGTGTCCAACTTTGAGATGTACGACACCTACACGGATTTGGAAAAGTCCACGACGAGTGTCCAGGTGCAGGGGGCCCAGGAGATACAGGTTACCACCTACCATGTAGGCGGGGTGGACCAGTTCGTCAAGATCAACAGCCTGCCGGCCTTTCGATTGGCTCTGATGCTCACGATGCGCATCCTGGCCAGCAATGTCTTTGAGCCGCAGCAGCGACGATACCGAAACATGGAACTGCCCGATCCCTTGGCCGAAGATGTGAAGTTCAAGTACAGACTGGGCCTACTCTGGCGCTTGAGTCCGCCGGCACCGGACACCGAGAAACACCAGGCGGTGAGCGATGTAAGCTTCTGTCCCAGCAATGGCGATATTATGGCTGTGGCCTACGGAGTCTACAGCCACGCCAGGGTGGGCAAGCTGCCACGTTCCGGGTGGGTGTACGTCTGGAACATCAAGAACCCCGTGAACCCGGAACGATGCTTCCACTATCAGGTGCCAGTGGTTACTGTGGAGTTTTCCCCCACTCAGCCGCAGCTCCTCGCAATTGGATTGCACAATGGAAGCGTCGAGGTGAGGGACATTTCTGTCCCGGATCGACCCCCGCTGTCGATTTCGCAGCGCAAGACTTCGCCGCACTTTGAACCCGTCACCTCCATCAAGTGGATCCACTTTGAGGGTGATGTCGGTTACACAGATCCGAACATTACGCCCTTCCTGGCCACCTCACAGGCCGGAGCTGTGACCAAGTACCGCCTGATTAACAGCCCCCACCTACTCGGTTTCGAGCACCAGCGCCTGGAGCGGGCGGAGGGAGAGCTGGAAGGGATTCCTATAGATCGCCCACCGCCAGCCGCCTCCCTGTTGGCCAACCGTCACCCACAGTGCCTTGAACTGGTCCTGGACCCAGTGCACCGGGACATTTATTACGTGCTCACCGACGAGGGCACCCTTTACAAGTTCTCGACAAACTATCCCCTCCAGCACTTGGAGCTGAGACAGGTCCATGACGGACCAGCCGCGTGCATGGAGTTTTCGCCTTGGTCGCCCAGAATGTACCTCACCTGCGGCAGTGACTG GTGCATCCGAATTTGGCTCGCAGGAATCTTAGTACCGATTGTGACCCTGCAGCACCATCTGTCGCCGGTCCACTGCGCCCGCTGGAGCCGCACCCATTCCACCATCCTGGTCTCTCTCAGCCGCACCACCGTGGATATCTGGGATCTCAGAAACAGCACCATGAAACCCGTCTCGTCGACCTCCATCGATGCGGACATCTTTTACACCACATTTAA ATTCACCCACTGTGGCCGCTCCCTGGCTGTGGGAAACGAGGCTGGCAATCTTCTGATGATGTCCTTCGAGGACATGCCCTTCCCACCACACTTTCAGTACAAGCAGCTGAAAAGAGCCATCTTCAAGGCCCTTTCCATGCAACCCGATCTCCGCCAGCAGGTGAAAAGCGTAGGCTACTTTGGTTATCCGGAAGGCAAAAAGGTGACCAGAGCTTAA